The following DNA comes from Hordeum vulgare subsp. vulgare chromosome 3H, MorexV3_pseudomolecules_assembly, whole genome shotgun sequence.
GTTACAACAATTCcccgcacttggggattatcacttCCGTCGTCGAAGCAACGTCATTGACTTAGCGACATGAAGGCAAATGTAGTGTCGGTTTATTAGACTAGAGTTGGTCGGAAGCTCCAGGGCTACTCACGGAGCCAATGAAGACCCTCCACCCTACTCTTAGAACCCTTAGTGGCAACTGACGATGCCAAAAAAATCAAGAACTAAATGAAGACCCTTCACCCAACACCTCGAGTAAATGAGAAGCTCTAGGGCTACTCATGATGCCATGCCCCCGAGGTATAGCAAAGTGGGAAGCCTCGGACCAACCGCCATGAGGCGGTGCAAACCCACAACTGAGAGCCCACCACATATACTAGGGTGCATCATCTACTTGGCCTACAAGATTTGCATACCTAGTAGATCCATGTAAACCAACTTGGGCCCATGTAACCCTACCCCTCATCCGCATATATAAGGGGAGGTAGGGGCCTCCAGATCGACATGATGAATTCTCATCCTTATACACCATACATGCTCAACGCTCACACACAAACCCTAGCTCTCATACGAGACAACCATCAATAATTATACAATCAACCATGAGTAGGGTTTTATTCTCCCCCATGAAGTCCTCGACCTGGGTAAATCCTATCTGGTGCTCACCCATCTCGATTTCCTATGCGTATACTGCCCCATGATTACTACTATAAAAAATTACATCGACGGACATGCGCGAAAGAGAGGGGGGCAGTGACACTCCGAGTGAGATGTGAGCTTTACTATGAGGGACAAAGCCATTTACTTTAGTAGAAAAGAGTAAAAATATTCTCACCTGTGACTATTATCTGCACATCCCACTATGGCTAATTATTTTTGTTCTTTCAATTGAGTGGTTAATAACTTATGTACATCTAAACATATTGAAGGGATATTTCTTCATGCCTTACTAATGCTATTCGGTAAGATCTGCACCGTAATTCACTCAACACTTTCACTACAAATGTGACGAGGTGATTCATGTTGCTGCAGATGTGTGAGCGCTTCTAGGCACTCAAGTACGATGCCGCACACTCAAGTGTTTCCCTCCCCCACCTCTAAGCTTCTATGGACCTTTGCCATATACTTATATAACACTAATCCCCTTAAAATTAGAGACACCACATTCAATTGAAATCTTCAATTGGCATTGGGTCATCCTATTTTGACCGGGTCAACGGTTTCTCAAAGCTTTCTTATTCAATTGTCTATACTATATTTATAAATACACTATGCTTCTTAATTTTATGGCCTCACAATCAATTGAAGTCTCCAATTTATAATTGGGTCATCCAATTTTGATcgggtcaacaatttctcaaggaGCTCTCTTATATTTTTCAATTCATCTTTCTTAATGAATTATTTTAATTCATCTCTATAACTATATTCTTTTATTCCTTGTGCTCTATCATTTTTTAAGCTCTCTTATTCCATCGAGGTATTTAATGCTAGATTTGGTTTATGATTTTGACCAGTTCAACGACTTTCCAAATCAATTGGCAGCAATCGACCTATAAAAACATAGCAATCAACCGATAGCTCTCTCAGCCCCTAAAAAAGAAGTACCAATATGTGATATTGTAGGACCAATATAGAACATGCAGCCGCTAATGATATTTTCACACAAAAGTATGGATTGATTAGCAAATAACACTGAATCAAACCGCTGAAGGCTTATCAAACACGTTgcactataaataaataaaaaacactCCATCGCCCCCCTCCAAACCAAATACGCGCTCAGTTTTAAGATATAAGGTGTATTAAGTTTTCGAAAAGTATAATATTTTTAACTTtgaccaagttcaaaggcaaaaaTATTGACATCCACAATACTAaatcaataaaaataaaaaattatttcATGATGAACCTAATGTGATTTCATTATGTATATTTATATATTTCTCTACAAATTTGGTCAAACTTAAAAAGATTTGACTTCTCAAAAAATTACACCTTATATTTTGATAGAGgaagtattttttttataaaaatccaacaacatcaacgacccaGCAAAGCATGTCCAACCCTTCTAGTAATGTTTAAACACCCTTTGGGATTGGAAGTGGGTATGATTTATTATGACCAAATCTTTTCAACACTCCCATGTGTCTTTATAGATTATCACAATGATATTTCTTCGAGAATGGCTGATATCCAAGCCAAGATAATACTCCCtttgtctcaaaataagtgtcttaattttgtactagctctagtataaaattgtactaagcttaagacacttattttaggacggagggagtattcaatTTTGCCAGACCATTCCATTCTAAACTCATTTCTTAGTATGAGTATGCTTCTTCTAGCGCATTCGTGTGGACAACTTCATTTTGGTCATGTCTTCTTACTTTGATGGATTTCAGCCATCTTCTTACACCGTGTATCACTGATACACTTTTAATCCACATGGGAATACATCCACGTTCAAGTTGTTCAATACTCCATTGGAATGattattttatttctctattcttGTCATCTTCTTGGAtgatgatgaattcaatcttaccATCCCTTCGCAATGTCACTTTCTTTGCTTTTATGTCATGTTTCTTCACCGTTATGTCATTTCCTCACTCTTGAGTGGATTTACAATTTCTGCACCACCTTATCTTTTGCATCTATTAATTGATTCATCTTGTTATTGTTGCCAAACTTCTGCATTTTTGTGGCCGACGATAGAATCAACAACTACAATAGCGGGTTGCTTGAGGGGCGAGGGGGTTGAGCATGGTGCAGAACTTGATGACAATGTGGATGGCAACCTAGTAGGGTACGATGGCAGAAAAGGAATGGGTCGGGGGAGGTGGCGATGGATGTGTGTGTGGGGGTGGGGACGGGTATACATGAAGGTATACATCCTGGAGCATGAGAGGCCTAACActttccataccaacaacaataaaacaaagTAATAGGAATGTCAAATGCTCGCTCAGTGAGGGAGCTCTGTTAGAGAAGGGTGGAGCTAGGAAGAGAGGATACCCATGTCAGGCCAATAGTTGAGGTACCTAGATTCAAACCGGTACAAATCATGTTTCTAAGACCCCATAACACACAATTGTGAAAATCATTGGTAATGGAGTAAGTTGCAAAAAACCATCAAATTTAGGGACCCTAAATAAAAAAAAACATCACCTTTCATTTTTGTTGCAAAAAACCGTCACTTTTGCGCTGACAGTTTGCCAAAAACATTGATCGTGCGATGAACATCGTTTGAGGGCAAACCTGACGCACGAGGCCCGCTGTGAGGTCTCACATGGCCCGTGCCCGTCCGTTGCCGTTAGACGACGGTAGGCAAACTCGATCGGGCTCTACTCGTCGGTCCATCCACCCACTCCCCCTCCCCCCAAATCCCATCGCACCGCCCCCTCATCCTTCCCGCTCGCCCTCGTCGTCTTCACCCATGGCCGCCAACAGCGGCACCAGCGGTTCTGTCGGAGATGGCAGGGACGACCGCGGGAACTCCTCTTTCCTCGACCGTAGGGACAAATCTTTCTTCCCCGTTCAGTCTGCGCGCACGCTCGTCCGTGGTGCAAAGACTTGAGTCTGCGCGCACGCTCGTCCGTGGTGCAAAGACTTGTGCCTACGTTCCCAGGAGTTCCCGCGGTCGTCCCTACCATCTTCGGCAAAGCCACCGACGAGGGCGAGCGGGAAGGATGAGGGGGCGACGCAGTGGGATTTGGGGGTAGGGGGAGTGGGTGGATGGGCCGACGGTAGGGTTCGACCGAGTTTGTTTAGCGACATCTAACGATAGCTGACGGGCACGGGCCACGTGGCACCTGACAACGGGCCCATGTGTCAGGTTTGCCCTCAAACAGAGTTGATCGCACAATCAATGTTTTTGACAAACTGTCAACGCTGCAACAAAAACGAaaggttttttttttttgatttaggGTCCCTAAATATGGTGTTTTTTTTTGCAATTTACTCTTAATAATGAGCCTCTCTCACAAATTTGCATCACACATGTTTTTTTAGTGATGCATTGTTTTTTATCTGACCGGTCACAACTGTAATCGCGTGTAGAAGCGAAGTGTCAAACAGAGGATATATGATGAGAAATAAGAACATGAACCCCACAAAAAAAGAGCATGAACATGAAAACAACGAATAATTTCTTGATCACTGTTAGCTCCCAATTTTCCATGATCCCACCAACTGGGATATAAATGAACTAACAGGAGACATCTTACTTTGCCAATTTAAAACTAACACTTTCAATTCAATTCACTAGTATTAACACCATAAACATCTATATATGTTTTAGCTCCCAATTTTGCATGATCCCACCAACTGGTATATAAATGAACTAATAGGAGATATCTTACTTTGCCAATTTAAAACTAACACTTTCAATTCAATTCACTAGTATTAACACCATAAACATCTATATATGTTACAAAGACAGTTGATCAGTCCagacaagaactcatgagaaaaaGCAATTTCGCCATTTTGCACATGGAATGCTTTATACACACAACCGGTATCCAGATGCAGACCCGATATGCACCATAAAACCAGCTGTGATCCACAAACTGATAACGATGACAAAAGGCCGCCACATAATGGATATCTAGCCTTGGCGTTTCAAAGCATATAACAATTCCTGTCAAGTGGCAATTAAAGGGCAAAATGCAAGGTTACAAGATGGCACAACAATGAGCAAATAAATGAAACCTAAACTCATTTCAAGGTTGGTTCTTACCAGATCACCATGACCAGAAGCAAATGAAGGGTGAAGGTCCAACAGAAGCTTATCTTCCCTCAATCTTTCCAAGCCATCAAACAGACGCAATTTTGCCTCAGCAGAATCGGAGTCCTTCACTGCAACACTTCTATTCTGTAGGTCCACCCTTGTATATATCTCAAGTTCTTCAACTTGTCGAGACAACTGACGAGCAATGAACTGAAAACACGAAACGCTTTTGGTTATTTGATTTTAACTACATGGACCAAAGCTGCCCAAAAGTTTAAAACTGAGAGAGGCTTGCAAACAATCACCTGTAAAAGATGTCGAATGGACACCCTTGGTCGACAACTTAGATAGGGCTTTTCCAAGTTAGGCGTTGTTTGTCCatcaagaggaagaagaacaagacacaAGTTGAACTGcaagaattttttattttttataaaacaagaaaaataatgtGAAACAGTTTAATGCAGATCAACATGAGCGGAACTACTAGAACAAGAGAAATAGGAGAGGAATGCATTGCAGAGGAATGCTCATACTATGCAGAAAAGGCTAGCACCACTATTTATGCATGGCCACATGGGGCATGCTCAGGAAAGTTATACTTTTGTCCCTCTTTGAAGTGCCCCTTTTGCAACAGCTTCCAGTTTTTCAGTAATTTCTTGATTATAAATGCCAAAATTTATGCCCAGGAAAAATAATATGGAATTTATATAATTGTGCATGCAGTTCTACTGTACCTCCTTGTCCATTTCATCAGTTACACGGAAGTGATCCACCAACTTCGCGAAACGCCCACCCTTCCCCAGCCTGCCGTTTATTCCACCAGCATTGTTGTACCGAGTTTGGCTTCTTGTGCCATTTTTCCCCCATGCAAGCATCTCACCCCGCAATGGAGAGGTGGTGAAACCTTCTTTTAGAGGTGCTACTTCATCATTCTCCTCAAGTCCATGGTCACTACTGCCAATGGTTCTAGCAGGAGAAGGTGTTGGTGCAGGCCTTTTTCTACCTCTTTTCTGCCTTAAATCCGGAGAGTGGTTATCAGGAGAAGGCGACTCTTTGCTCTCATCATTAGcattttcttcttctctatccTCATCATCAGAGCCAGTAGGGGCAATATCACGAGCCAACGTTCTACCTCTCCCACGGGTACGCACATTTCTCCTGTACTTCCTTGCAAAAGCACTGGCAGTAGCTTTTGCCGTAGGACGCTTCTTACCGATGGCCTCCGACTGCTTTCGAATCATCTCCTCAATGGTTGCTTGAATCTTCCATCAAAAGGTGATATCGATGGTAAAATAAAAATGAGAAGGAAGATAAATACTGCCTGAGAAGATGTGAAACGAAGTGCTGCAGCTATTACTTATTACCCAGCAGAtaaacttactttcttattccgagTCCTCTCCTCTTCACCAAAAGCAAGTTCCTGAAGCCTCAAGTATATGAGAAGCACGACAAGAAGAGCTAAATGGGGCTAAATAAGAAAGCAAAATGTTGATGGTGTAACATAGACATCACCTCTTCCTCATACTTATCAATATCTGGATACAAGGTTGCAATAAGTGCATCATAATTAGGGTCATCCCTCAAAGAGCGTCGACTTGCACAATGAGTACGACATGCTGGACACTCATTATTTCTGCAAAATAAGTTTGTACAGTCAAACGAGGAGCGGCTTATTTTATGATATTTAAAACAAAATTAGGCTGTGAATTTCACATTGTAAATATTGACAACGTGATAAGCTTGTAGACAAATGATGTTTGGCAGCATACCCTAGCCGCATAGATTTATCAATGCAATCCCTGCAGAATCGATGTAAACATTCCATAACCGTTCTTGTCTTCCGGATAATGCCTGCAAATTAAAGAATCATACTTTTCATCTGTCCTATCGTCATGTGACACAAAGTGACACATGTAGAGCAAAATGGAACCCATCCTTTAATCAAAGTGACAACATGTATACA
Coding sequences within:
- the LOC123444611 gene encoding putative E3 ubiquitin-protein ligase RING1a, which produces MPAQKRQLPSPSSSKPRDHVEANAPSAGAAGGGGGRLHPMPMPGGGAANRVTDPQPQRAGDSGAMSGGGGGGAYSDSESSESDGDMDEFVLVKLAEIRKEVQCPICLGIIRKTRTVMECLHRFCRDCIDKSMRLGNNECPACRTHCASRRSLRDDPNYDALIATLYPDIDKYEEEELAFGEEERTRNKKIQATIEEMIRKQSEAIGKKRPTAKATASAFARKYRRNVRTRGRGRTLARDIAPTGSDDEDREEENANDESKESPSPDNHSPDLRQKRGRKRPAPTPSPARTIGSSDHGLEENDEVAPLKEGFTTSPLRGEMLAWGKNGTRSQTRYNNAGGINGRLGKGGRFAKLVDHFRVTDEMDKEFNLCLVLLPLDGQTTPNLEKPYLSCRPRVSIRHLLQFIARQLSRQVEELEIYTRVDLQNRSVAVKDSDSAEAKLRLFDGLERLREDKLLLDLHPSFASGHGDLELLYALKRQG